In the Orcinus orca chromosome 19, mOrcOrc1.1, whole genome shotgun sequence genome, tatttatttattaaaaaaaaaaaagtgactgagGATAACGGGCAGGGGAAGGTCAGTGGTCAGAGGCCTCACCTTCAGAGATGGGAGCCAGTCTGGCTTCACCCAGGAGTGGCCAACCAAGATTTGGAGAGGCCTAAAAAGTGTGGATCCATGAGTAGAGGAATGATCCGGAAtggaccccacacacacaccccgcaatCATCCCTCTTGGTTCCTACTCACCTCACTCTCCATCTCAGATGTCAGGGGTGAAGGCCTCTCCTGGCCACAGGGAGCAAGGGGAGCTGGAGGGGGCAGGCTGGGCAGGGGACCAGGAGGAGCTGGCGGGGGCTGGGAaaggagcccagggcagggggaCAGCAGGGACTGAGCCACAGTCATCACAGCCAGTGAGAACGCACTAGCCAGAGAGAGCAGAGGGGCTGCTGTGGTGGAGGGGACGGGAGAAGCAGAGGGACAGGGCggaaaggagggaggagcaaGAGTAACCTGGGAACAGCTGGGGAGGAGAGAATTCAGTGGAAACTGAGCAGATGGGACTGGAAACTGGGATGCACTGGGGGAGAATGGAAGTGGGGAGCTGGGGGGGTGTGGAGAGAGATTTGAGGAGACCTGGGGAGAAACTGGAGAGAATGAGGAGGAGCTGGGGTGACATGGGGGAGAAGTGATGGGGAAGATGGGACTTGGGAAAGCAGGGGATCCAGGAGAAAAGGGGTTTCCAGGAGACGAGGGGGTTCCAGGAGAGGATGGGGAGGTGGAGAAGGCTGCCCAGCTCCTCTGCTCTAGGGTGCTGCTCTGGAACTCTGCTGGGCAGGGAGCGGATGTTGAGATTCCCATCCTCCATTCCCTATGCCCTTCCCAGGAGCAACCCCAGGGGTTGGGATGAGTAGGGACAGAATGTAGTACATACCACTGGATGGGTCTGGGGTGTACCCTGGGAGGGCAGGCAATGGTGCTGGCTCCTCCTGAGAGCGAGAAATGTCACAGTGGGAAGAGCTGAGTCTTAGGACTCATGAACCTCTAGGAGTCCACAGATGAGTTTCAAGGGGTTCAAAAGTgtatttgagggacttccctggtggtccagtggttaagattccacgctcccaatgaagggggcccgggtttgatccctggtcagggaactagatcccgcatgccgcaactaggatcccgcatgccacaactaaagatcctgcatgctacaacgaagatcccgtgtgccacaactaagactggtgcagccaaataaataaatattttaaaaaaactgtatttgAGAAATATGTAGTGGTAAAGGggcatgatgtctgcaacttacttaaATGGTTCCCCCCAaaaatgcatgcacacacacagataggggagagaggaagagagaatggtAAAGCTCATGTGGCAAAACACAATTGGCAAATCTAGGCAGAGTATCTAAGAATTCTTTGTTCAATTTTTGCAACTtctctgtaagtctgaaattttatttatttatttttggccgcagcgcaaggcatgtgggaatcttagttccccaaccagggatcaaacccgcgccccctgcattggaggtgtggagtcttaaccactggaccaccagggaagtcccctctgtaagtctgaaattgtttcaaaataatgagtTAAAAGGatgcactggggcttccctggtggcgcagtggttgagagtccgcctgccgatgcaggggacacgggttcgtgcaccagtccgggaagatcccacatgccgcggagcggctaggcccgtgagccatggccgctgagcctgcgcgtccggagcctgtgctctgcagcggaagaggccacaacagtgagaggcctgtgtaccgcaaaaaaaaaaaaaaaaaaaaaaaaaagtatgcattgAACACATTTTTCTAGAACAAGAGTCTGTGGCTTTCATCAGATTTCAAATGGGGGAAGAGCTATTGTTTTGGGGTCCCAGAGATGAAGACAAGTTAGATCCAAGGGGACTGGTAAGGGCAGAGAGTAATGAAACCTGGAGCAGAGTCCCTTCCCCCTGGAGGTGCCCAGAGGGGTCTGACCTGGGGGCCCAGGGGGTCTTCAGCAGCCTCCACAGGGCCAGTATCTCTCTTCAACAGGGTCTCCACTCGCTGGATAATCTCCCGAATCCGGTTCAGGAATCCAGCTCGCTCCGAGGGCAGAATGAACTCGTTATACACCTGGCGAGAGTCAgtaggaaggggaaggagggctcAGTTATCCCACTCATCCCTCTCTCCCGGCCCCAGTCTTTAAAAACCAACCCTTCACCCCACGCTTGTGCTCACCACCACCCTAAAACAAGTATTTAGTAAGCATccattgtgtgccaggcactgtgtggcATAAGGAGAAATACAGCTTAGAGAAAAGGAGGTAACATTCACAGCATGCATGTATATACCAGATCTTTACATATCTTATCACATTTAACACCAACGACAGCTTTCTGGGGTCTACATTAACACCGCCACTTTAGAGCTATGCTAACCAATGCTCAGTCTGCCCAAGATCAGGGGATTTGCACCCAGACCTGTCTAAAGCCAAAGTCTGAGTTTTTTACACTGTTGCCTCACAGGCTTTTGGACACAATTCCTCCTCTCATAGGGCTTATAAAGTATGCCCCCACAgatccacatacacacacagccccACAAAGTTAAGTAAAAATAAGGCAATAAATGGTAAATGTTAACATTCAAGTCCGCAAATGCTTACTGAGCatatactatgtgccaagcacttgcTAGGTTCTTTGAAGGAACAGGGAAGTATGAAACAAGGTCCTGGTCCTGAAGAAGCCCAAAGTCTagaagaagacacacacacatacgtaacTCAATAGACTGCAAGTCAGCCCATGGCAGGTAAGGCGTTTTTGATTGGCATAGAGATAAAAATGCTATTcctggaaggggaaagggaaagctGCTGTTTCACGGGCAGAGATTCAGATTTGCAAGATAAAAAGGTTCCAGAGATCTGTTGCccaacagtgtgaatatacttaacactactgaactgtatacttgaaaacggttaagatggtacattttatgttatgtgttttttaacacaatttttaaaaatccattctaaGAAGAAAGCAGTTCATACCACCTCAGGGGATAGGGGGAAGCTGGGATGGCTCCACAGCTGAGgcttgaaggatgagtaagaaAACCAACCCTTTATTGAGGACCTACCATGTGTGGACACTTCCCATACTTTTATCATCATTTCACCTCTTGTACATGCTGTATCACTTCTCATAGATTATATATTACATCAGAACATCTTTGCAAAATAAGTATTATCCCCTGCGTTTTATTgatgaagttcagagaggttaagaaacttgcccaagtttGCCAAATTAGTAGATAACAGAGCTGAAGTCTGAACTCAGGTCTTATGTGAAAGTCCACCCTTTCCTCTGTTCCATGCTGTTCTGAGGCAGGAGAGGGCACAGCACCTTCACAGCACATTCAAAAAGGGCCCAGCACATTCACAAAATAGCGAAGACTGGAGTATAGCTGAGAGTGCTGTGAATTTTAAAGGCTGTGCTCCAGAGCTTGGACATTACTCTGTAACCACGGGTAGCCTCTACAGATTCGGGGGCAAAAAAGCAACAAGAGGAGATCTAAGTCTCAGGAGAATTCTGCAGCAGAGGAGTGGAGGGTGggctgggaaggagagaaaagagggcCATGGACCCTGGGTTCAGGGACAGGGTCCCTTTGGCTGTGTGGGATCTGAGTGGGGCTTGAAAGCCCAGTAGAGAAAGCTCCCAGGGCGAGACCCCCGAGGAGATGGAGCCAGAAGCTGAAAGGCACCCAAGCCTCTTCAGAGGACCATTCAGaaaccagtgtggctggaggaaaGATTCTTGAAGGGTTGAGTGGCTTGACAGAAGTTGATAAGCCTGCACGCCAGGTGATAGTTTGTCTCTGTCCCCGACACAAGCTGAATGACATGATGGAGGAGAAGCTTTAGAGAGAGTTCCTGAAGTCTGACGTTTCTTCCATTCCCTTCCCTCTTTCATCCCAGAGGCTGGCATCCACTGCCCCCACTCCACTGAAACCGGTCTCCCACAAAGACCTCCTCCTGACAAAAGCCAGTGTGGTCTTGCCTCAGGCTTCACCCTATGCCTCCTTGAAACAATCTCCTTACTCAGTTTTTAGTAACATCTTCTGGAGCTCCTCCTACCTCTCAGGCTCCATCTCTGTCCTTCGATGACCTATCCCCACCCCCCCATTCCACAACTGGGGGTATCCACTAAGACAAACCTCTACGCCTCAGGCTTTGCAGGCCCACCTTGTCTCACACTCAACTCTGCTGAGACCCCCAGATCCACCGCTCTCTCCAGCCCCGTATTCTCTCCTATAGAGGATCTTATCTTGCCTGTCTCTGTCATTCAAGCTCATGATgatccctaaaaaaaaaaacaagccactTTCATTTTCTAACTTCCTCTCTCCTTTGATGGCCTATTGCCATTAGTTCCTCTAAGCTACAACTCGCCCTTGATATCCCCTCTCCCTAACTCCCTCTCATAtcaactcagcaaatatttattgaccatctaCTATGTACACTGTACCGTGTCAATAGATTACTGGATTACAGAGtaatttattttcccaaaataCCCTCAGATTCaccccttttcttcctcctcccccataATCCATTCTCTCCTTGGACCACATCCGGCTTCTTGTATCCACCTGCCAACTGGATTCCCTACCCCCAACCCTCTCCCACATCCCACAGCAGAACAGTCTTCTTAAAACCTACTCTCACCATGTTACACTCTAACTCTTAAGACTGTCTGTGATCTGGACTCAACCTCACTTCCACAACTCTCCTACAGGAacccttttctttttggattttttaaaaattgaagtatagttggtttacaatgttgtgttaatttttgctgtacagcaaagtgattcagttatacatatatacacattctttttttttcatattcttttccattatggtttattacaggacattgaatatagttctctgtgctatacagtaggaccttgttgcttccTACAGGAACTCTTCCAATGACAAAGTCTCCTCATGAAGCCCTCCTAGCCCCATATTTCAAGGCACTCCGTATATCCATGACTTTCCTTTGCCATACCTCCACTGGACATGCCCTTTCCACTCTTCACTGCCATTCTGACCCATCTGTCAAGACCTCACATAagtccttcctcttcccctgctGCCCCCAACCCATCCTTTACTTACAGCCACAGTATCACGTGTCTAGCACGCACTTCACTGCACTTATGTATACCCTATGTTACTCTCAAATTGCTCCAGCTGAGGATCCGAACCTCACTGGATAAACAGAAACCTCCCCCGAAACAAGGGCAGAGATATCTTCAGTGTCACTGTGCTGAGGGCCAACGAGCTTTAAAACCCTTTTGCTgttggatggggtgggggtggggagttcaGCAACAGGGGACATCAGGAAGGAGACTCTTGTCCCAGATCCAAAGACTCTGTCTTCATCTCTCTCCCCCTCACCATGGCAGCTGCAATCTCTTCCGGGCTGTCCCCGTCCAGATCAAATCGGAAGGTCACCATCTTGCTGTTGTGCGTCTGTAGCTGGCACTCAACCACTCTGTCATTCTGGTCTGAGACCTTCAGAGTCAAAAGTCAGCAGAGGGAGGAGGTCAAGCTCTCTGTCTTCATCACGTGTCCCCGCCCCACTCCAACCAAATGACGGTGGTGGCCAGACTGGAACTGGAGAGAGGCAGATTCTGCCAGCGTAGTCTTGTATTAAAAACATGTCTGGCTGACTCTTGGGTACCAGTAGCACACGGCTTCTCCCCGTTCCTGGCTAACCTCCCCCATCCCTCGGACAGTTCCCTCCAGGCCCTGTAGCTTATTCCCCAACACCTGTGCCCCTTCCTTACACTTGTGACCCGAAGCCGGGATCGGGGTCTGCGCCGGAGGTTTTTCCCTGGGGGTCTCCTCATCTGTTCCATCCCTTCTCCCATGTCACTAAGGCCTGATGCTGCATCTGAGGCATagctggaaaaaaaaggaagagaagacaggAGTGTCAGAGTGGACACTGGGAGCCCAGAGCTCCATATATTTCACCCTAACACCCCAACTCAGACCAGAACTTACCTGTCTCCAGGGGAAAAGTCATTGCCAGGGCCAGAACGTGGAATGGATAGGGCAAAAGCCTGAAATAGGATATGGGTTCATGAGGTCAGGGGAGGGAAATTGTTGGACTCCAGGGAGATGGTGTCAAGGGTGCTGGGGTACTTGGCAGAGGGAATTAGGAAGAGGACAAGAGGGGTGGATTTCCAAGGACATGGGGCCATGTCAGGGGTTTGGGTTTTACAGTACGGGAGATAGGTCATAGGATTGGAATGGCTGGGAGCCCCCCATGTGACCCCCTCTCACCGAGGGCAGGCAGAGATGGGACTCAGCGGGGCAGGATGGCACGCCCCTAGGGGGCTGAAGGGCAGGGTCTGAGGCATCCAGGAAGCCGGAGGAGCTGAGGTAGCCATCAGTCTCGCAATccgctggtggggagggaggggatcaaaaagtggaaataaaggGGAGTGGTGGCCAAGGAGGGAGGCTGCCTGAGGAAGGAGGGGCCTGGAGCTGTGGCAGAGTTCTTTCCCAGAAGGAGCTATGGCTGGATGTGGAAGGCTGGGTAAGTGACAATGCTGTTGGCTTGAACTTCTGGGTAGGGGGCAGAGGCCAAAGGTTCTGGGACCTGGGTCCCAAGGTCAGAGGTGACTTACAGGTGGTGGATGAGTAGCTGGCATGGCGGAAGAGGAAGGGCTGGTGCTGGTCTGCCTCTGGCTCCTCGGGTTCAGGGGGGAAGACACTGGAGGGGGCTGGAGTCATGGGGACAGCTGCTGGTAGGGGCCCTGGCGCTGCGGGGAAGGCCGCCAACTCCTTAGCTTTGCGCAGCTTCTCACGCTTTCGCTGGATGGCAGCAACCCGTTCACGCACTGCACGGGCCACCGGCTGGTAATCGGCTTCGCACACTAAACCCAGGGCCACCTGCAGTTGGGAGGGTGAGGAGCACAGTTTGAGATgagattccccctcccccagcagggaCCCATCATGACACCTTCTTGAGGCCTCCAGGACATGGGAGAAAGggaaccaacatttattgattatCCACTGTGTCCATTAACTGGCAGCTCTTCACATTGTCAACATTAAATCCTTCCAGCAACCTTCTGAGGTAGGTCTTATCAGCCccattttagaaataagtaaACTAAGGGACCAGTTCATGGTTATACAGTAAGTCAATTGCTCTCGGGGGCTGGGAGAcacttggcaatatctggagacattgtTAGTTGTCACACTTAGGGGGAGGTACCACTGGCATCTACTGAGTAGATGTTAGGGATTCTTCTcaatatcctacaatgcacacaGTACAGTCTCCCAAACAAAGCTGTCAGTAGTGTCAAGATCAAGAACCTCTGTATGTAATGGATCAGgatccaatcccaggtcaggttTGAGCTATGCTTCGGAGACCCGCTCCTATGCCATATTTCAAACACATTCTCAGGTTCCTGACCCAGACCCACCAAGAGATGCTTCCCACCCTttcaactgcatttttttttttttttttttttttgcagtacgcgggcctctcactgttgtggcctctcccgctgcggagcacaggctccggacgcgcaggctcagcagccatggctcacgggcccagccgctctgcagcatgtgggatcttcccggaccggggcacgaacccgtgtcccctgcatcggcaggcggactctcaaccactgcgccaccagggaagccctcaactgcaTTTTTCTATCAAGAATTTCATactctttcccttcccccctcAGGCCTTCCAAGACCAGCCCCACATCTCTGTCTCCCACATATGCCTCTCCTGGTCCACCAGCTTCTGTTCATCATGTCCTTATTCATTTCAACAACAAGCTTTGCTGGGCATGTAAAGGCGGTGGGGCAGGGTGATCTGACCTAAAATCTGAACAACCTGGGCCAGTTCTGCCCTTAACTTGCTTGGGACCTTGTACAAGatattcaacctctctgagcttttatTTCCTCATCAATAAATCGGGATAATGTCACTCCATGCAGGGTTGGTAACAACCATCAAATGCATGGGAAAGGGCTCTAGGCTGTGTACAGATGTGGGTGATTAACAAGCTCCCACCATGTGCTAAGCACCCTCAGGGATAGAAAAACCAATACACACAGTCCCTGCCCCCAAGACTTTATAGTCTAGTGTAAGAGAAAGACAGGAATGTATCCTGGTATAAAACAAGACCAATGGGGGCCTCTCCAGTAATGGAGGACCTGCTGAAGTGGgaaaaaagcatttaattttgACTCTAGAGGGGACAGACTTTCTGAAATGGATGGTTCTGGGCATGAAGGAAGATCGAGAAAAAGACatgggggggatgggggatgaaaaaggaaaaagaagataagCTGGAGAGAAGGGCATTTCAGGAAACCCGGATCAGTAGGAAGTAAAACAGGGAGGTGGAAGGACCCAAGGCTGGAAAAGGAAATCTCCAACTTGTGGAGAACACTAGGTGTGCATGCGAGTGGGGTGCGTTAAGTCCGGAGCTGCAGGGTGACCCTTGCGGGAGATGCCGAGAGGGCTGGCTTGagcccccctcccaccacccaggCACCCCTCCAGCGAGGCACTGGCCCCTCCAGTCGACGTCCAAACGCCCCTCACATGCCCAGTCGCAGGGCAGGCAGTCTGTCCTCCGCTCACCATCTCCTGCGCCACCTCCTCGGCTGCGTCCCGACCCAGCTGGAACAAGAACTCAATGGCCTGGTTGTCCCGGCGGCGCCCCCCTCTCCGCGCGTCCTCCATGCGCAGCCAGAGCTTGAGGTCTGGCTTCTCTCCGTCGTCCTCCTCTGCCAGCTCCACGTGGACGCCGCGCTCCTCGCGGAAGAAGGCGTGAGCCAGAAGGTCCTGGATGGTGAACCTGCGGGCGGCGCCACCGTGAGCCGAGCCCCACCGccgcccgcccccacccccatcctgccccTTCCACCCACCTCTCGTTCTTATCCGTGCGGATGCAGCCTTCAATAATCTCCTTCACCTCAGGCATCTTCACTTTGTAGAAGCTGTTCGGCTTTGTGCCCTGAGGAATGGGGTTGCATGAGGCCTCCCGCCCTCTGCGCCCCAGCTCTCTGCTTGACACACCCGCCCCTGCCCGAGGCAGCAGGGCGTGCAGACGCAAAAGCACCGCGACTGCTACTAGAAGATGTGATTTCAAATCCCAGTCCCCCCACGTATCGacagtgtgaccttgaacaagtctctCGCTGAGCCagtgtcctcatttgtaaaacgcAGGGCAGAACATTTGCCCTGCTCACCCCGCGGGGCAGCAGGAAGGATTTCACATCGATTGGAAGCTCTAGGGAGCGCTACACACGACATTATTCTAAATATCTTGTATTGGAGGGGCTTTGGGTGCATCCAATATCCTTCAGTGTTCACCAGGGCGTCTTTATGTCCAGCCTGTTTTCATTAAGGGAAAGGGCACTGACCGCGGGGTGGCTGGAGCAGGAAAAGTGTAAAGGGGACCTGTAATTCCCTCTCCTCCCGGCCCCCTCTCACCGAAGTGACCTTGCGGTAGATTTGCGCGGCATTCTGGCACTCAGAGTAAGGGTACTCCGAGGTAGCCATCTCCAGCATGCACATGCCAAACGCGTACACGTCCACGGCCTCATCGTATTTTTCCTCGTACATCTCCGGGGCCATGAACTCCGGGGTCCCTGTAGGATCCACAGCAGGTGTCAGGCTGCAGTGCCTCCTTTATGGCTTCGTCCCTCCCTTCGAGTGTACAAGAGGCTAGGCAGCTCTGGAGTGCAAGTGACCGACCCCTCCCTGtcctgtgtgtgtgagggtgggggattgggggaggggtgtggggaagAGGGAATGCCATAGGTCTCCCCATCTTCCCTGTGGTCTTCTACCTCCGTGGATCCCGAAAGACACTGCTAGGGGGAGGGGGTCCCCAGGCTCTCTCCTGACATGGGGGAGGGCAAGAATGGCAAGGACCCCCGGGAGGGACGCACCGATGACGCTCTTGGCGAAGGAGGCGCGTTTGAGCGTGGCCAGGCCCAGGTCTCCAATCTTAACGGAGCCTGTAGGGCCCGTGATAAAGACGTTGTCACACTTGAGATCCCGGTGCAGGATGGGGGGTACCCGGGAGTGTAGGAAATGGAGCCCCCGAAGGATTTGGCGGCTCCAGCGCTGAAGGACTCGCGGCTTCATCTCGCGGAACCGCCTCAGGTATCTGGGGGAGGGCGCATAGCCACGGTCTTGGTGGGGGACGTATAGGCTGGGGAGGGAGACCACCACTGGGAAGTTCCCCGTAGCCCCACCCACTCCCCCGCCTTCGCATCTTTTGCCAGCCTCTCCTAGCCTAGATCCGCGCCAGTCCTCAAGCAGAAACGCAGTCGGGAGTGTGGTAGGTAGACAGGAGGTTACAAAACGGGGGTCGGGCGGTAAATGCACAGACAGGGCCGCCCCCAAGGTGCTGTGGAAGTGCCAGAAGGGATAACTAACTGCCCCGGGCGTGGGGGAGGGCTCCAGAGAGGAAATAACTTTTATGttgagtcttgaaggatgaacAGGCGTTCAAGGGTGAAAATGGGAAGGCATGAAGACTTTCCAGGTAGAAGAGACACCCGTGCTCAAAGGCACGGAGACAGCAAGTGATGGGCCAGGGCGCGAGGAGCTGCTGGGAATTTGGTTTGTCTGGAACGCAGGCTGGATCCTATAAGGACTTTGTGAGCATTCCTTAGAGAGTGTGGACTTTATCCTGAGGGCAGTGGGAAAACTCGAAAGGGTTTTAAGGAGAGAAGTGACAGTGCCAGAtctctgcaggctgcaggaaGATAGGATAGCTTGCACAGGAGAGAGGCAGCATGGGGGAAGACTCCTTAGGGGGCAGCTGAGGCCTCCAGACTCTCAAGAGAGGAGGATGAGAGATAG is a window encoding:
- the WNK4 gene encoding serine/threonine-protein kinase WNK4, which encodes MLAPPAPETEVPMSQAEADLALRPPPPLAAAGPPRLGPPRRARRFSGKAETRPRSSRLSRRSSVDLGLLSSWSQPASPVPEPPAPPDSAGSGPAMSPPPSSEEPTEDTWTAGAPVKAADSERPELAGSAGGSGPREPPRITEAAARERRREQEEKEDTETQAVATSPDGRYLKFDIEIGRGSFKTVYRGLDTDTTVEVAWCELQTRKLSRVERQRFSEEVEMLKGLQHPNIVRFYDSWKSVLRGQVCIVLVTELMTSGTLKTYLRRFREMKPRVLQRWSRQILRGLHFLHSRVPPILHRDLKCDNVFITGPTGSVKIGDLGLATLKRASFAKSVIGTPEFMAPEMYEEKYDEAVDVYAFGMCMLEMATSEYPYSECQNAAQIYRKVTSGTKPNSFYKVKMPEVKEIIEGCIRTDKNERFTIQDLLAHAFFREERGVHVELAEEDDGEKPDLKLWLRMEDARRGGRRRDNQAIEFLFQLGRDAAEEVAQEMVALGLVCEADYQPVARAVRERVAAIQRKREKLRKAKELAAFPAAPGPLPAAVPMTPAPSSVFPPEPEEPEADQHQPFLFRHASYSSTTSDCETDGYLSSSGFLDASDPALQPPRGVPSCPAESHLCLPSAFALSIPRSGPGNDFSPGDSYASDAASGLSDMGEGMEQMRRPPGKNLRRRPRSRLRVTSVSDQNDRVVECQLQTHNSKMVTFRFDLDGDSPEEIAAAMVYNEFILPSERAGFLNRIREIIQRVETLLKRDTGPVEAAEDPLGPQEEPAPLPALPGYTPDPSSAEFQSSTLEQRSWAAFSTSPSSPGTPSSPGNPFSPGSPAFPSPIFPITSPPCHPSSSSFSPVSPQVSSNLSPHPPSSPLPFSPSASQFPVPSAQFPLNSLLPSCSQVTLAPPSFPPCPSASPVPSTTAAPLLSLASAFSLAVMTVAQSLLSPCPGLLSQPPPAPPGPLPSLPPPAPLAPCGQERPSPLTSEMESEASPNLGWPLLGEARLAPISEEGKPQLVGRFQVTSSKEPAEPLPLPPTSPTLSGSLKPPTPQLTSESSDTEDSAGGGPEAREALAESDRAAEGLGAGAEEEGDDGKEPRVGGSPPPLSHPSPVWMNYSYSSLCLSSEESESSGEDEEFWAELRSLRQKHLSEVEALQTLQKQEIEDLYSRLGKQPPPGIVAPAAMLSSRQRRLSKGSFPTSRRNSLQRSEPLGPGIIRRNSLSGSSTGSQEQRASKGVTFARDVGRMVRAGPREGEPRE